The following are encoded together in the Deinococcus soli (ex Cha et al. 2016) genome:
- a CDS encoding PilT/PilU family type 4a pilus ATPase, whose protein sequence is MSVLNSVLTAIVKEGASDIHLRTGSAPAGRINGEIRRFGDTRLGHEHVEAFTREMMNGPMWDDFVKRREADFAYGIPGLARFRVNAYWQRGSIGLIMRVIEDKPIPTFQQLGLPVETFEQLAQHERGLILVTGPTGSGKTTTLASLLDHINATQPVNIVTLEDPIEVLHKDRMAMISQRELGLDTMSFANGLRASMRQDPDVILIGEMRDKETVEAALSAAQTGHLVFSTLHTQDAIRSVNRIIDFFAPHERDQIRQGLSESIVGIVSQRLLPKVGGGRVLGLEIMLGTPTVRECIKDPERMEEIKQALQEGGARGMHTFDQHLAHLVQEGLMHEDDALQSATSPHELKIMMMRAKYA, encoded by the coding sequence ATGAGTGTCCTGAACAGCGTACTGACCGCCATTGTCAAAGAAGGAGCCAGCGACATCCACCTGCGCACCGGCAGCGCCCCCGCTGGCCGCATCAACGGCGAGATCAGACGCTTCGGGGACACCCGACTCGGCCACGAACACGTCGAAGCGTTCACCCGCGAAATGATGAACGGCCCCATGTGGGACGACTTCGTCAAACGCCGCGAAGCCGACTTCGCCTACGGCATCCCCGGCCTCGCCCGCTTCCGCGTCAACGCCTACTGGCAGCGCGGCAGCATCGGCCTGATCATGCGCGTCATCGAGGACAAACCCATCCCCACCTTCCAGCAGCTCGGCCTCCCGGTCGAGACCTTCGAACAACTCGCGCAGCACGAACGCGGCCTGATCCTCGTCACCGGCCCCACCGGCAGCGGCAAGACCACCACCCTCGCCAGCCTCCTCGACCACATCAACGCCACCCAGCCCGTCAACATCGTCACCCTCGAAGACCCCATTGAAGTGCTGCACAAAGACCGCATGGCCATGATCAGCCAGCGCGAACTGGGCCTCGACACCATGAGCTTCGCCAACGGCCTGCGCGCCAGCATGCGCCAGGACCCCGACGTCATCCTCATCGGCGAGATGCGCGACAAGGAAACCGTCGAAGCCGCCCTGTCCGCCGCCCAGACCGGCCACCTCGTCTTCAGCACCCTGCACACCCAGGACGCCATCCGCAGCGTCAACCGCATCATCGACTTCTTCGCCCCCCACGAACGCGACCAGATCCGCCAGGGCCTCTCGGAGAGCATCGTCGGCATCGTCAGCCAGCGCCTCCTGCCCAAAGTCGGCGGCGGCCGCGTCCTCGGCCTCGAAATCATGCTCGGCACCCCCACCGTCCGCGAATGCATCAAAGACCCCGAACGCATGGAAGAAATCAAACAGGCCCTCCAGGAAGGCGGCGCTCGCGGCATGCACACCTTCGACCAGCACCTCGCCCACCTCGTTCAGGAAGGGCTCATGCACGAAGACGACGCCCTGCAGAGCGCCACCAGCCCCCACGAACTCAAGATCATGATGATGCGCGCCAAATACGCCTGA
- a CDS encoding endonuclease domain-containing protein — protein MRDLHSRRLVPRARELRGAMTPAERRLWFDLLRSHPVRFRRQVPLLGFILDFYAPSARVCVEVDGASHDSPDAVAYDAERSRGLAGAGIRVLRVRNVEVMRNLPGVAALIESSLRE, from the coding sequence ATGCGTGACCTGCATTCGAGGCGTCTGGTGCCGCGTGCGCGTGAGTTGCGGGGGGCCATGACGCCTGCGGAGCGGCGGTTGTGGTTCGATCTGCTGCGGTCGCATCCCGTGCGGTTTCGCCGGCAGGTGCCGCTGCTGGGGTTCATTCTGGATTTTTACGCGCCGTCCGCGCGGGTGTGCGTGGAGGTGGACGGCGCGTCGCATGATTCGCCGGATGCTGTGGCGTATGACGCCGAGCGGTCGCGGGGGCTGGCGGGTGCGGGTATCCGGGTGCTGCGTGTGCGGAACGTGGAGGTCATGCGGAACCTGCCCGGTGTGGCCGCCCTGATTGAGTCATCGCTCCGGGAATAA
- a CDS encoding metallophosphoesterase family protein — MRGVRLLLLSDIHANHTALQAVLNDAEKRRFDQVIHLGDALGYGPHPREVLDVLRELDAICVLGNHDEMLLQYAAGRKEAKDSIVSMALTWQLSRLSERDVAWVRLWRDGIDDPDVGARYRHGTPVSLDHYTDSVPAAREAFTQWQGRLGFVGHTHVPAAYATLNSPVGDWVKVQAFPDGGSYMVAPSTRVILNPGSVGQPRDGNPKASYAIYDSVRGYFEVFRVAYDIERAQEAALEAGLPQVLAARLAIGK, encoded by the coding sequence ATGCGCGGTGTGCGGCTGCTGCTGCTGTCTGATATCCACGCGAACCACACCGCGCTGCAAGCGGTTCTGAACGACGCCGAAAAACGCCGCTTCGATCAGGTCATCCACCTTGGCGACGCGCTGGGCTACGGCCCGCACCCGCGCGAGGTGCTGGACGTCCTGCGCGAACTCGACGCGATCTGCGTGCTGGGCAACCACGACGAGATGCTCCTCCAGTACGCGGCAGGTCGCAAAGAGGCCAAGGACTCGATCGTGAGCATGGCCCTCACGTGGCAGCTGTCACGCCTGTCCGAACGGGACGTCGCGTGGGTGCGGCTGTGGCGCGACGGCATTGATGACCCGGACGTCGGCGCGCGGTACCGGCACGGCACGCCGGTGAGCCTCGACCACTACACCGATTCCGTCCCGGCCGCCCGCGAGGCCTTCACGCAGTGGCAGGGCCGCCTGGGCTTCGTGGGACACACGCACGTCCCGGCAGCGTACGCCACGCTGAACTCCCCGGTGGGCGACTGGGTGAAGGTGCAGGCCTTCCCGGACGGCGGGAGTTACATGGTGGCGCCCAGCACCCGCGTGATCCTGAACCCCGGCAGCGTCGGGCAGCCGCGCGACGGGAACCCGAAGGCCAGTTACGCCATCTACGACTCGGTGCGCGGCTACTTCGAGGTGTTCCGCGTGGCGTACGACATCGAGCGGGCGCAGGAGGCGGCGCTGGAGGCGGGTCTGCCGCAGGTGCTCGCCGCCCGGCTCGCCATCGGGAAGTAG
- a CDS encoding 5-formyltetrahydrofolate cyclo-ligase, with protein sequence MSTAGAVREQVWDDLMGKQACAYPLPPHGHCPNFTHAKKAAAQLLAHPDLTARHTLIIGPERALLPLRQQALKTGKTLYVPHQKKGGWYWRVTDPRGARLSALPTYGEPTLTPEGAQAAVLACVAVDTRGARLGKGFGWGARGLPLNLPEYTLAHPLMLREALPCPADSYVQLIGLPDRVLTCPP encoded by the coding sequence ATGAGCACTGCCGGAGCCGTGCGCGAACAGGTGTGGGACGACCTGATGGGCAAGCAGGCCTGCGCCTACCCCCTGCCGCCGCACGGGCACTGCCCGAACTTCACGCACGCGAAGAAGGCCGCCGCGCAGCTGCTGGCCCACCCCGACCTCACGGCGCGGCACACCCTGATCATCGGGCCCGAACGCGCGCTGCTCCCCCTGCGGCAGCAGGCGCTGAAGACCGGAAAGACCCTCTACGTCCCGCACCAGAAGAAAGGCGGCTGGTACTGGCGCGTCACCGACCCGCGCGGCGCGCGCCTGAGCGCCCTGCCAACGTACGGCGAGCCCACCCTGACCCCCGAGGGCGCGCAGGCGGCCGTCCTCGCATGCGTCGCCGTGGACACGCGCGGCGCGCGGCTCGGGAAGGGCTTCGGGTGGGGCGCGCGCGGCCTGCCCCTGAACCTGCCCGAGTACACCCTGGCACACCCGCTGATGCTCCGGGAGGCCCTCCCCTGCCCCGCCGACTCGTACGTGCAGCTGATCGGCCTGCCCGACCGGGTCCTGACCTGCCCCCCCTGA
- a CDS encoding S66 family peptidase, translating to MLTAPPAPSFVRPPRLVPGSRVAALSLSSGFVTEVMTRYRAGVRQVAQEFGWEIVAAPNALRGPAFLAANPQARADDLHWALEAPDIGGMVSIIGGDDSVRLLPFLRPDLIRAHPKALLGFSDTTVTLTQFVRAGVMAYHGPALLTDLAENGGMHPYVVQGVRRALIDPPAPFDLAPAPGWTQASPDWADEAAQEVPRTFDAGDGWVWLQGEAPAQGHLLGGCIEVLDMFSGTPGWPEPHLWRGAVLALETSEDVPPPRQVGYWLRNFAAQGILGGLAGLLLARPRRYTPEMVADLYTWVRRVLREAGRPDLPVVANVDFGHTSPQLTLPLGAFVRLDRLGGRVTVQP from the coding sequence ATGCTGACGGCGCCTCCAGCGCCCAGCTTCGTGCGCCCGCCGCGGCTGGTTCCGGGGTCGCGGGTGGCGGCCCTGAGCCTCTCCAGCGGCTTCGTGACCGAGGTCATGACCCGCTACCGGGCCGGGGTGCGGCAGGTCGCGCAGGAGTTCGGGTGGGAGATCGTGGCCGCCCCGAACGCGTTGCGTGGCCCGGCGTTCCTGGCGGCGAACCCGCAGGCCCGTGCGGACGACCTGCACTGGGCGCTGGAGGCGCCGGACATCGGCGGGATGGTGAGCATCATCGGCGGGGACGACAGCGTGCGGCTGCTGCCGTTCCTGCGCCCGGACCTGATCCGCGCGCACCCGAAGGCGCTGCTGGGTTTCAGCGACACCACCGTGACCCTCACGCAGTTCGTGCGGGCCGGGGTCATGGCATATCACGGTCCGGCGCTGCTGACCGACCTCGCGGAGAACGGTGGGATGCACCCCTACGTGGTGCAGGGGGTGCGCCGCGCGCTGATCGATCCGCCCGCGCCCTTCGATCTGGCGCCCGCGCCCGGCTGGACGCAGGCCAGCCCGGACTGGGCCGACGAGGCCGCGCAGGAGGTCCCCCGGACTTTCGATGCCGGTGACGGCTGGGTGTGGCTGCAGGGCGAGGCGCCCGCGCAGGGGCATCTGCTGGGCGGCTGCATCGAGGTGCTGGACATGTTCAGCGGCACGCCCGGCTGGCCGGAGCCCCACCTGTGGCGCGGCGCGGTGCTGGCGCTGGAGACCAGCGAGGACGTCCCCCCGCCCCGGCAGGTGGGGTACTGGCTGCGCAATTTTGCCGCGCAGGGCATCCTGGGTGGGCTGGCGGGACTGCTGCTGGCCCGCCCGCGCCGCTACACGCCCGAGATGGTCGCGGACCTGTACACCTGGGTGCGCCGCGTGCTGCGCGAGGCGGGCCGTCCGGACCTGCCGGTCGTGGCGAACGTGGATTTCGGGCACACCAGTCCGCAGCTCACGCTGCCGCTGGGCGCGTTCGTGCGCCTGGACCGGCTGGGCGGCCGCGTGACCGTGCAGCCGTGA
- a CDS encoding carbon-nitrogen hydrolase family protein, with the protein MTDGVRAEVVRVAAAAYPVDFLADWAAYEAKLSRWVADAAGQGAELLVFPEYAPLELISLLPQDLHHDVVGMRPALQAFVPDFVALHAQLAREYGVSIVAGSYPVAQDHGFVNRAFVFGPDGTQAHQDKLLMTRFEAEEWHIAPGEGAAVFDLPLPGGTLRFGIAICYDSEFPTLARELAEAGAELLVVPSFTGSRAGFTRVRVGSMARALENQLYALHAPLIADAPWTYAVEDAHGAAGVYAPSDNGLPEDGIVAQLGWNEPGWLVTDLDLRLTRAVRVDGHVLNWRDRVVGASRPTPAQVVSLGGVPERV; encoded by the coding sequence ATGACGGATGGCGTGCGGGCAGAGGTGGTGCGGGTGGCGGCAGCGGCGTACCCGGTGGACTTCCTGGCGGACTGGGCGGCGTATGAGGCGAAACTCTCGCGCTGGGTGGCGGACGCGGCGGGGCAGGGCGCGGAGCTGCTGGTGTTCCCGGAGTACGCGCCGCTGGAACTGATCAGCCTGCTCCCGCAGGACCTGCATCATGACGTGGTCGGCATGCGCCCGGCGCTGCAGGCGTTCGTGCCGGACTTCGTGGCGCTGCATGCCCAGCTGGCCCGCGAGTATGGCGTGAGCATCGTCGCCGGGAGCTACCCCGTGGCGCAGGATCACGGCTTCGTGAACCGGGCGTTCGTGTTCGGTCCGGACGGCACGCAGGCGCATCAGGACAAGCTGCTGATGACCCGTTTCGAGGCCGAGGAGTGGCACATCGCGCCGGGCGAGGGCGCGGCGGTGTTCGACCTGCCCCTGCCGGGCGGGACGCTGCGCTTCGGGATCGCCATCTGCTACGACAGCGAGTTCCCCACCCTGGCGCGCGAACTGGCGGAGGCGGGCGCGGAGTTGCTGGTCGTGCCGTCCTTCACCGGGAGCCGCGCGGGGTTCACGCGGGTGCGGGTGGGCAGCATGGCCCGCGCGCTGGAAAACCAGCTGTACGCGCTGCACGCCCCGCTGATCGCGGACGCCCCCTGGACGTACGCCGTCGAGGACGCGCACGGCGCGGCGGGCGTGTACGCCCCGTCGGACAACGGCCTGCCCGAGGACGGCATCGTGGCGCAGCTGGGCTGGAACGAGCCGGGCTGGCTGGTGACGGACCTGGACCTGCGCCTGACCCGCGCCGTGAGGGTGGACGGGCACGTCCTGAACTGGCGCGACCGCGTGGTGGGCGCGTCGCGTCCCACACCGGCGCAGGTCGTGAGCCTGGGCGGCGTGCCGGAGCGCGTTTGA
- a CDS encoding GNAT family N-acetyltransferase, producing MTVRRLTPPDAPAYRAARLAALQADPAAFLTTAHEFAALGEEALAARLAPDAAGVTLGAFVDGQLLGLLTLVRETAPPLAHRVNVYGVSVAPGARGQGLGAALVRAGVALARSWVGVTSLHLAVMDTQDAARRLYERCGFRVWGIQPDAVRRDGRVHAEHWLVLEC from the coding sequence GTGACGGTCCGTCGCCTGACCCCGCCGGACGCCCCGGCCTACCGCGCCGCGCGGCTGGCGGCATTGCAGGCCGACCCGGCGGCGTTCCTGACGACCGCACACGAGTTCGCGGCGCTGGGTGAGGAGGCGCTGGCGGCCCGCCTCGCGCCGGACGCGGCGGGCGTCACGCTGGGGGCGTTCGTGGACGGTCAGCTGCTGGGCCTCCTGACCCTGGTGCGCGAAACGGCCCCGCCGCTGGCGCACCGCGTGAACGTGTACGGCGTGTCCGTCGCCCCGGGGGCGCGCGGGCAGGGCCTCGGCGCGGCGCTCGTGCGGGCCGGGGTGGCGCTGGCGCGCTCGTGGGTGGGCGTGACGTCCCTGCACCTCGCCGTCATGGACACGCAGGACGCCGCGCGGCGTCTGTACGAACGCTGCGGCTTCCGCGTGTGGGGCATCCAGCCGGACGCGGTGCGCCGGGACGGCCGCGTGCACGCCGAGCACTGGCTGGTGCTGGAATGCTGA
- a CDS encoding DinB family protein — MSQRRTSPAVPALITVATVGVAAGAAYLARTRQRDLKGAVVSRVLERPAGRSSYQELAHSLETSGTHLTGRAARAADTHANRETLAHIIGIERWGQHRLGAALGRHPDLTAPYHTHRPPQDTALPQLQAMITSTRAASVDLARQLHTRPPNDDQTIPHNSLGDLTAKAWLRYLTHHADLESRKLRGPTPQKGDMNPTETQPSATKL, encoded by the coding sequence ATGAGCCAGCGAAGAACCAGCCCCGCCGTGCCCGCCCTGATCACGGTCGCCACCGTCGGCGTGGCCGCCGGCGCCGCGTACCTCGCCCGCACCCGCCAGCGCGACCTCAAGGGCGCCGTCGTCAGCCGCGTCTTAGAGCGCCCCGCCGGCCGCAGCTCCTACCAGGAACTCGCCCACAGCCTCGAAACCAGCGGCACCCACCTCACCGGCCGCGCCGCGCGGGCCGCCGACACGCACGCCAACCGCGAAACACTGGCGCACATCATCGGCATCGAACGCTGGGGCCAGCACCGCCTCGGCGCCGCGCTCGGCCGGCACCCCGACCTCACCGCGCCATACCACACCCACCGGCCTCCCCAGGACACCGCCCTGCCCCAGTTGCAGGCCATGATCACCAGCACCCGCGCCGCCAGCGTCGACCTCGCCCGGCAACTCCACACCCGCCCCCCCAACGACGACCAGACCATCCCCCACAACAGCCTCGGGGACCTCACCGCCAAGGCGTGGCTGCGCTACCTGACCCACCACGCCGACCTCGAAAGCCGCAAGCTGCGCGGCCCCACCCCCCAGAAGGGGGACATGAACCCCACCGAAACGCAGCCCAGCGCAACGAAACTGTAA
- a CDS encoding DNA polymerase III produces the protein MTTAADLHGPLLEQTGAFRGNALLLTGPARVGKLDVARAVAAQHNCAGQRGMYGEACGTCPSCRALAAGAHPDLLLVEPRATTSTGKAARRKLIPIGAVLSARDKAREYETHVFEFLEVRPTFYRRVVIVQGAEYLGPEAANALLKLVEEPPHGALFVFLAEDLRAVLPTIVSRSARLTVTPVSDPALERALLRAGQEPDAELVAFAAGRTGVLHDPESVRSALQDARELTNALGESLLGALEAAEALEKRFDPAWHPETLRFTWRDQPPHVRARADTALTALQEALEAYASPSLSFQVFALALRGAFGHA, from the coding sequence ATGACGACCGCCGCCGACCTGCACGGCCCGCTGCTGGAGCAGACCGGAGCCTTCCGGGGCAACGCCCTGCTCCTGACCGGCCCGGCCCGCGTCGGCAAGCTGGACGTGGCGCGCGCCGTGGCCGCGCAGCACAACTGCGCCGGGCAGAGGGGCATGTACGGCGAGGCCTGCGGCACGTGCCCGTCGTGCCGGGCCCTGGCGGCCGGCGCCCACCCGGACCTGCTGCTCGTCGAGCCGCGCGCCACGACGAGCACCGGCAAGGCCGCGCGGCGCAAACTGATTCCCATCGGCGCGGTCCTGTCCGCCCGGGACAAGGCCCGCGAGTACGAGACGCACGTGTTCGAATTCCTGGAGGTGCGGCCCACCTTCTATCGGCGCGTGGTGATCGTGCAGGGCGCCGAGTACCTCGGCCCCGAGGCCGCGAACGCCCTGCTGAAACTCGTGGAGGAACCCCCGCACGGCGCACTGTTCGTGTTCCTCGCCGAGGACCTGCGCGCGGTGCTGCCCACCATCGTCAGCCGCAGCGCCCGCCTGACCGTCACGCCGGTCAGCGACCCGGCGCTGGAACGCGCCCTGCTGCGCGCCGGGCAGGAACCCGACGCGGAACTCGTGGCGTTCGCCGCGGGACGCACCGGGGTCCTGCACGACCCGGAATCGGTACGCTCCGCCCTGCAGGACGCCCGTGAACTCACGAACGCGCTCGGCGAGAGCCTGCTGGGCGCCCTGGAGGCCGCCGAGGCGCTGGAGAAACGCTTCGATCCGGCCTGGCATCCCGAGACGCTGCGCTTCACGTGGCGGGATCAGCCGCCGCACGTCCGCGCGCGCGCCGACACGGCCCTGACGGCGCTCCAGGAGGCCCTGGAGGCGTACGCCAGCCCCAGTCTGAGCTTCCAGGTGTTCGCGCTGGCGCTGCGAGGCGCCTTCGGGCACGCCTGA